A genomic region of Lachnoclostridium edouardi contains the following coding sequences:
- a CDS encoding MATE family efflux transporter: MADTRNDFSKGSIVSNIMGLAVPMTLAQLINVLYSIVDRIYIGRLPEGAMLSLTGIGLCLPIISIVIAFANLFGMGGAPLCSIERGRGNLEEAEKIMGNSFVLLVSFGLCLTAAGLIFKRPLLYLLGASDMTIEYADSYLTIYLLGSTFVMIGLGMNSFINSQGFGKIGMMTVLLGAVANLILDPVFIFVFHMGVQGAALATIISQGLSALWIIRFLTGKKTILRLKKSSFVLEAERVKSIMFLGLSGFTMSITNSLVQMVCNASLQQFGGDLYVGVMTVINSIREVVTMPVNGLTNSAQPVMGFNFGAREYGRVKKAIVFTTAVSVVYTLIVWFFIHGFPEFFIRIFDPEGELITAGIPSMQTYYFGYFMMSLQFAGQSVFVALGRSKNAVFFSIFRKVIIVIPLTLILPHMWGLGIMGVFMAEPISNFLGGSASYGTMMATVWRELGRREKEEKGRLPDCKERTV; this comes from the coding sequence ATGGCAGATACAAGAAATGATTTTTCAAAAGGCAGTATTGTCAGCAACATTATGGGATTAGCGGTGCCTATGACCCTGGCTCAGCTGATTAATGTATTGTACAGCATTGTAGACAGGATTTACATAGGAAGACTGCCGGAGGGGGCTATGCTTTCCCTGACCGGCATCGGCCTTTGTCTGCCTATTATATCTATTGTAATAGCCTTTGCCAATCTGTTTGGAATGGGAGGGGCGCCTCTTTGCTCTATTGAGAGAGGAAGGGGAAATCTGGAAGAAGCAGAAAAAATTATGGGCAACTCCTTTGTGCTGCTGGTATCCTTTGGCCTCTGTCTGACAGCGGCGGGCCTGATATTTAAAAGACCTTTGCTTTACCTGTTAGGCGCCAGCGATATGACGATTGAATATGCAGACAGTTATCTGACCATATACCTGTTAGGAAGCACATTTGTAATGATCGGCCTGGGAATGAACAGCTTTATTAACTCTCAGGGATTTGGAAAAATAGGGATGATGACTGTGCTTTTAGGTGCGGTTGCCAACCTGATTTTAGACCCTGTATTTATATTTGTATTTCACATGGGAGTTCAGGGAGCCGCTTTGGCCACGATTATTTCCCAGGGGCTTTCAGCTCTCTGGATTATCCGTTTTCTCACAGGGAAAAAGACAATATTAAGGCTGAAAAAATCCAGCTTTGTGCTGGAGGCTGAGCGGGTGAAAAGCATTATGTTTTTAGGCTTGTCCGGTTTTACTATGTCTATTACCAACTCCCTTGTGCAGATGGTGTGCAATGCCAGCCTGCAGCAGTTTGGCGGCGATTTGTACGTGGGAGTTATGACAGTAATCAACTCTATCAGGGAAGTAGTGACAATGCCGGTAAACGGCCTGACAAACAGCGCCCAGCCTGTAATGGGATTTAATTTTGGAGCCAGAGAATATGGAAGAGTGAAAAAGGCCATAGTTTTTACAACTGCAGTGTCAGTGGTGTACACCTTGATTGTGTGGTTCTTCATTCACGGGTTCCCTGAATTCTTCATCAGGATTTTTGACCCGGAGGGAGAGCTGATTACAGCGGGAATTCCTTCTATGCAGACATATTATTTCGGATATTTTATGATGTCTCTGCAGTTTGCAGGCCAGTCGGTATTTGTGGCTCTGGGACGTTCTAAAAACGCCGTGTTCTTTTCCATATTCCGAAAGGTGATTATTGTGATTCCATTAACCTTAATTCTGCCTCACATGTGGGGCTTAGGGATTATGGGAGTATTTATGGCGGAGCCTATTTCCAACTTTCTGGGGGGCTCAGCCAGCTACGGAACAATGATGGCTACTGTGTGGAGAGAATTAGGCAGAAGAGAGAAAGAAGAAAAGGGCAGGCTGCCAGACTGTAAAGAAAGGACTGTTTAG
- a CDS encoding acetamidase/formamidase family protein, which translates to MKYIGRENLITEMNKDNPACEVVSPGETVVFETYDCFTNQFLPEDATFENVVRKPGNPCTGPLYVEGAELGDMLKISILDIETGPVGIVMLGPNSGNEKEFFPKKVLSRVPVKNGNAYFKDKVVFSLSPMIGTIGVAPEGEGISTITPGNHGGNMDCTQIKKGSILYLPVYAKGGLLAMGDFHGVMGDGEVEDCGLEIEGKATVEIDVVKQPGISWPVAETEDKWMIIVSEDTVEKAWTVAVRQMYLFLKEQVKMDTEDAGMLLTLAGDVIVCQTVNPKKTVRVEFPKYITQSYGYNSIF; encoded by the coding sequence ATGAAATATATTGGAAGGGAAAATCTGATTACAGAGATGAATAAGGACAATCCGGCATGTGAGGTGGTTTCTCCGGGGGAAACAGTTGTATTTGAAACATACGACTGTTTTACCAACCAGTTTCTGCCTGAGGACGCTACATTTGAAAATGTGGTGAGAAAGCCGGGAAACCCCTGTACAGGGCCCTTATACGTAGAGGGAGCGGAGCTGGGGGATATGTTGAAAATCAGCATTTTAGATATTGAGACAGGGCCGGTAGGCATTGTTATGCTGGGACCTAACAGCGGAAATGAAAAAGAATTCTTTCCAAAGAAGGTATTAAGCCGCGTGCCTGTAAAAAATGGAAACGCATATTTTAAGGACAAGGTAGTATTTTCTTTAAGCCCAATGATAGGAACCATCGGTGTTGCCCCTGAGGGAGAGGGGATCTCAACTATTACACCTGGAAATCACGGGGGAAACATGGACTGTACCCAGATAAAAAAGGGCAGCATTTTATACCTGCCTGTGTACGCCAAGGGAGGACTTTTGGCTATGGGTGATTTTCATGGAGTTATGGGGGACGGAGAAGTAGAAGACTGCGGCCTGGAAATCGAGGGAAAGGCTACAGTGGAAATTGACGTGGTGAAGCAGCCTGGAATTTCATGGCCTGTGGCGGAGACGGAAGATAAGTGGATGATAATTGTGTCAGAGGATACAGTGGAGAAAGCGTGGACTGTGGCTGTAAGGCAGATGTACTTGTTTTTAAAAGAACAGGTGAAAATGGACACAGAGGACGCCGGTATGCTGCTGACCTTGGCAGGGGATGTAATTGTCTGCCAGACAGTAAATCCTAAGAAAACAGTGAGAGTAGAATTCCCTAAATATATAACTCAAAGTTATGGGTATAATTCGATTTTCTAA
- a CDS encoding branched-chain amino acid aminotransferase yields MQTIRIEKTLCPKEKPGKDNPLTFGTIFTDHMFEVDYEEGKGWYDPRIVPYHSLALDPSAMVFHYGQTMFEGLKAYKAEDGRVLLFRPDKNWERANRSNARLCIPEIPKDLFMEGLKQVVEIDKDWIPTKSGTSLYIRPFVIATDPFLGVRPSHTYKFMIILSPVGAYYESGLNPVKIWIEDEYVRAVKGGIGEAKTGGNYAASLASQVKAHEEGYAQVLWLDGIHRKYIEEVGAMNIFFKINGVVITPQLNGSILPGVTRDSAIALCKEWGIPVEERRISVDEILEAARTGAMEECFGTGTAAVVSPVGELRYENEIMSIGNNQIGAVTQKIYDTITGIQLGKVEGPKGWSVEVK; encoded by the coding sequence ATGCAGACCATTAGAATTGAAAAAACATTATGTCCAAAGGAAAAGCCAGGGAAAGACAATCCGCTGACATTTGGCACTATATTTACTGATCACATGTTTGAGGTAGATTATGAAGAGGGAAAAGGCTGGTATGACCCTAGAATCGTGCCTTATCATTCCTTGGCCTTAGACCCCTCCGCCATGGTATTTCACTATGGCCAGACTATGTTTGAGGGGCTGAAGGCATATAAGGCTGAGGATGGAAGAGTGTTATTATTCCGCCCTGACAAAAACTGGGAAAGAGCCAACAGAAGCAACGCAAGACTTTGCATTCCGGAAATTCCAAAAGACCTTTTTATGGAAGGACTGAAACAGGTAGTGGAGATTGATAAGGACTGGATTCCTACAAAGTCGGGAACCTCTTTATATATTCGTCCCTTTGTAATCGCCACAGACCCATTTTTAGGGGTGCGTCCTTCTCATACATATAAATTTATGATTATTTTATCTCCTGTAGGCGCTTATTATGAAAGCGGTTTAAATCCTGTGAAAATCTGGATTGAGGATGAATATGTAAGAGCAGTAAAGGGCGGAATCGGAGAAGCCAAAACAGGAGGCAATTACGCGGCTTCTTTAGCTTCTCAGGTAAAAGCTCACGAGGAAGGCTATGCTCAGGTGCTTTGGCTGGATGGAATCCACAGAAAGTACATTGAAGAAGTGGGAGCAATGAATATTTTCTTTAAAATTAACGGCGTAGTAATCACGCCTCAGTTAAACGGAAGCATTCTGCCGGGAGTTACAAGAGATTCTGCAATCGCCCTGTGTAAAGAATGGGGAATCCCGGTAGAAGAAAGAAGAATTTCCGTAGACGAGATTTTAGAGGCAGCCAGAACCGGCGCTATGGAAGAGTGCTTTGGAACCGGTACAGCTGCAGTTGTTTCTCCTGTAGGGGAGTTGCGCTATGAAAATGAGATTATGTCCATTGGCAACAACCAGATCGGAGCAGTTACTCAGAAAATTTATGACACAATCACAGGAATTCAGCTGGGCAAGGTAGAGGGGCCAAAAGGCTGGAGCGTAGAAGTGAAGTAA
- a CDS encoding helix-turn-helix domain-containing protein: MISYEKLWVTMKKKGISQYKLMKYYGVSAGQLERMKKNMHVSTHTIEKFCEILDCNVEDIMEFKEQDERRREEKD, translated from the coding sequence ATGATTTCATATGAAAAATTATGGGTAACAATGAAAAAGAAGGGAATTAGTCAGTATAAACTAATGAAATACTATGGAGTCAGCGCCGGACAGCTGGAGAGGATGAAGAAAAATATGCATGTTTCCACCCACACTATTGAAAAGTTCTGTGAAATATTAGACTGTAATGTGGAGGATATTATGGAATTTAAAGAGCAGGACGAAAGACGGCGGGAAGAGAAAGATTAG
- a CDS encoding YcxB family protein: protein MVFEEFSQMDETKRKYIVKTTMTKELYEYGNRGFQKINFKSGGWKIWGLFAVGIPLSGAGTFFAGGAAGRVYSFVFGVLIMIFLPMLAVHLWGRFNAQGKYNKIVKQMENNIDQEYGFFEDYWTVKRWYSEEIYSYSSMSCLFELPKMFMMITSEGVMYYFWKNEISAGSFREFREFLEKKSNEKAQFVAMR from the coding sequence ATGGTATTTGAAGAGTTCTCACAAATGGATGAGACAAAAAGAAAATATATAGTAAAAACAACAATGACAAAGGAGTTGTATGAATACGGCAACCGAGGATTTCAGAAAATCAATTTTAAAAGCGGAGGATGGAAAATCTGGGGACTTTTTGCAGTAGGAATTCCATTATCAGGGGCAGGCACATTTTTCGCAGGGGGAGCTGCCGGACGTGTTTACAGCTTTGTATTCGGAGTATTAATTATGATTTTTCTTCCCATGTTAGCAGTCCATCTGTGGGGCAGGTTTAACGCTCAGGGAAAATACAATAAAATTGTAAAGCAAATGGAAAATAATATAGATCAGGAATACGGATTTTTTGAAGATTATTGGACTGTAAAAAGATGGTACAGCGAAGAAATCTATTCTTATTCCAGCATGTCCTGTTTATTTGAACTGCCTAAAATGTTTATGATGATTACCAGCGAGGGAGTTATGTATTATTTTTGGAAAAATGAGATTTCCGCCGGCAGCTTCAGAGAATTCAGAGAATTTCTGGAGAAAAAAAGTAATGAAAAAGCACAGTTTGTAGCGATGAGGTGA
- a CDS encoding YHYH domain-containing protein, which translates to MKKLLVLSLAAVMTFTEPAVLSTELFTITAEAHSGRTDANGGHRDNKNKSGLGSYHYHCGGYPAHLHTNGVCPYAGGSSLQGTSGSSAGAKDKKEAEAQPSYDYSLVFDADYYAAHHEDVADHCGADSTKLLNHFLESGMKEGRQASEEFNVSVYKENNPDLAELYGDDLVKYYEHYMSCGHGEGRVCK; encoded by the coding sequence ATGAAAAAATTATTAGTATTATCATTGGCTGCTGTAATGACATTTACAGAGCCTGCAGTTTTATCAACAGAATTATTTACTATAACAGCAGAAGCCCATTCCGGGCGTACAGATGCAAACGGCGGCCACAGAGACAACAAAAATAAAAGCGGACTTGGCTCCTATCATTATCACTGCGGCGGTTATCCCGCTCATTTACATACTAATGGAGTCTGCCCATATGCCGGCGGAAGCTCTTTGCAGGGAACATCTGGTTCATCAGCCGGTGCCAAAGACAAAAAGGAAGCAGAAGCACAGCCGTCCTACGATTACAGTCTTGTATTTGATGCGGATTATTATGCAGCCCACCACGAAGATGTGGCAGATCACTGCGGTGCTGACAGCACTAAGCTGCTGAATCATTTTCTGGAAAGCGGCATGAAAGAGGGAAGACAGGCCTCAGAAGAGTTTAACGTATCTGTATACAAAGAAAATAATCCAGATCTGGCGGAGCTTTATGGGGATGATTTAGTAAAATATTATGAACACTATATGAGCTGCGGACACGGGGAAGGCAGAGTCTGCAAATAA
- a CDS encoding glycoside hydrolase family 5 protein, with the protein MKKRTKRFAAAAAAVQMAVLTSISAFPSYASNGYEKSATYYSDDWVINFWNSESSRMDEELAQIAADGFNSIILVVPWNEFQPDMNPCRYEEYPMEKFHKVMNAAGQHGLDVYLRVGYTWDYSEGGNGTQRYQDLLYDETTKAAWLDYVKTIYEAGKAHSNFAGGFLTWEDFWNFVSAAGSMKDTEERIKMAEKIGYQAYVQQKCTLEELQQQYGVTVESYERLPLPETGATDFLLFFQFYDDFLNQLLLQSQSVFPNLSMEVRLDVDPISALGGGYIGAGHEVTFPCQNASYTAAMYSVTMGQESNTEITAAQALSAMEANLARAGSFNNGKPFYLEQLLFTDNTPQFDYNAKLMANEMAGFITGMEPILKARTMGYGIWAYRNYGSNALFNSQFGLGEKGWDFSEGSSVVERNGINMARLTAKSSISQNFGGRLGNNGSVKVRFHGESSEPRQIWVHLGSETKYVNIDGSQDYFLEFAGRDNQITFSADGTVYVDNVNVYDFETDGKLYSMEGTELEMIGAVRQLNGSL; encoded by the coding sequence ATGAAAAAAAGAACAAAAAGGTTTGCCGCGGCTGCAGCCGCAGTCCAGATGGCAGTGCTTACAAGCATAAGCGCTTTTCCATCCTACGCTTCCAATGGATATGAAAAATCAGCTACCTATTATTCTGACGATTGGGTGATTAATTTTTGGAACAGTGAAAGCAGCCGTATGGATGAAGAGTTGGCTCAAATAGCTGCAGATGGATTTAACAGTATTATTTTAGTAGTTCCGTGGAACGAATTTCAGCCGGATATGAATCCCTGCAGATATGAAGAGTATCCAATGGAAAAGTTTCACAAGGTGATGAACGCTGCCGGGCAGCATGGCCTGGATGTATATTTAAGAGTAGGCTATACATGGGATTATTCAGAAGGCGGAAACGGAACCCAAAGATACCAGGATCTGCTTTACGACGAAACTACAAAAGCTGCCTGGCTGGACTATGTAAAAACCATTTATGAGGCCGGGAAAGCTCACAGCAACTTTGCCGGAGGATTTCTTACCTGGGAGGATTTCTGGAATTTTGTATCTGCAGCCGGTTCTATGAAGGACACAGAGGAACGTATAAAAATGGCGGAGAAAATAGGATATCAGGCCTATGTTCAGCAGAAATGTACTTTGGAGGAGCTGCAGCAGCAGTACGGCGTGACAGTAGAATCATATGAGCGTCTGCCGCTGCCGGAGACAGGGGCTACAGACTTTCTCTTATTTTTCCAGTTTTATGATGATTTTCTCAATCAACTGCTGCTTCAGTCCCAGTCAGTATTTCCAAACCTTTCCATGGAGGTCCGCCTGGACGTAGACCCTATTTCTGCCCTGGGCGGAGGTTATATAGGCGCAGGACATGAGGTTACTTTCCCTTGTCAGAATGCAAGCTACACAGCCGCTATGTACAGCGTTACTATGGGCCAGGAAAGCAACACGGAAATCACAGCCGCTCAGGCTCTTTCTGCCATGGAGGCCAATTTGGCCAGAGCGGGAAGCTTTAACAATGGAAAGCCTTTTTATTTAGAGCAGCTTTTATTTACAGATAATACGCCTCAATTTGATTACAACGCCAAATTAATGGCAAATGAAATGGCAGGATTTATTACTGGCATGGAGCCTATTTTAAAAGCCAGAACTATGGGATACGGCATATGGGCCTACAGAAATTACGGAAGCAACGCTCTCTTTAATTCTCAGTTTGGTCTGGGGGAAAAAGGCTGGGACTTTTCAGAAGGCAGCAGCGTAGTAGAGCGGAACGGAATCAATATGGCAAGGCTGACTGCTAAAAGCAGCATCTCTCAAAATTTTGGAGGCAGATTAGGCAACAATGGAAGTGTAAAGGTCCGCTTTCATGGAGAAAGCAGCGAGCCTCGCCAAATCTGGGTGCATTTGGGAAGTGAAACGAAGTATGTAAATATAGACGGCAGCCAGGATTATTTTCTGGAGTTTGCCGGCAGAGATAATCAGATTACATTTTCAGCAGACGGCACAGTTTATGTGGACAATGTAAATGTTTACGATTTTGAAACCGACGGAAAGCTGTACAGCATGGAAGGCACAGAGCTGGAAATGATAGGGGCGGTCAGACAGCTGAACGGCTCTCTTTAA